Proteins from a single region of Pectinophora gossypiella unplaced genomic scaffold, ilPecGoss1.1 Pgos_31, whole genome shotgun sequence:
- the LOC126380908 gene encoding uncharacterized protein LOC126380908: MSKTTADHLFASDDDEVEAVRKPENTKKRGKSSAASESSSSKKSKPSGRSMPSISPVPVHKKPTARELFGTDSEDETEEPSSSGNKKFTPLYSYLTRRVANGLARQADEDKKGSHYIEMKIYKCDEVEKVSAINRWRHAIVTIKNRTDDDTDAWQHLSKYISATRKEFKNCPPTFIGSYF, from the exons at GTCAAAGACAACAGCCGACCATCTCTTTGCTTCGGACGACGATGAAGTTGAAGCGGTTAGAAAACCAGAGAATACGAAGAAACGTGGGAAATCTTCTGCGGCTAGTGAGTCGAGCTCATCAAAGAAGAGTAAGCCCAGCGGTCGCAGTATGCCAAGCATCAGCCCAGTACCTGTCCACAAAAAACCAACAGCTCGGGAACTATTCGGTACTGACAGCGAGGATGAGACTGAGGAACCCAGTTCATCTGGTAATAAGAAATTCACACCACTCTATTCTTACTTGACTAGGCGCGTGGCGAATGGTCTAGCTCGACAAGCAGACGAAGATAAAAAAGGATCACATTATATTGAGATGAAAATATATAAGTGTGACGAAGTCGAGAAGGTGTCCGCCATCAATCGATGGAGGCATGCTATCGTCACTATAAAAAATAGAACTGATGACGATACTGATGCTTGGCAGCATCTGTCAAAATATATTAGCGCAACGCgcaaagaatttaaaaattgtCCGCCTACATTCATAGGctcctatttttaa